One Synechococcus sp. CC9605 genomic window carries:
- a CDS encoding ParA family protein → MFITVFGQKGGVAKTCSSVHIAASWSHQQKRVVLVDADRNRSATAYGARGLLPCPVVPIEAAAKATRLAEIVITDGQASTNEEEMKNLVEGADFILLPTTTQSRSMELTIEMAQTINKYKIPYAALLVKVDSRKEAAAKNAKELLEGFDIKVLDAQIPLLSAFEQAETEGVTVDQAIDNRGRANPRRMVGWSAYSSACKEIEDLYEMHKKMNPIQSPIGWDFTPMEQRMAA, encoded by the coding sequence GTGTTCATCACTGTTTTTGGCCAGAAAGGTGGTGTTGCAAAAACATGTAGCAGCGTTCACATAGCCGCAAGCTGGAGCCATCAGCAAAAACGGGTCGTCCTGGTTGATGCCGACCGCAACAGATCGGCGACTGCCTATGGCGCCAGAGGTCTCTTGCCTTGCCCAGTTGTACCGATTGAAGCAGCAGCCAAAGCGACTCGATTGGCTGAGATTGTAATCACAGATGGGCAAGCAAGCACCAACGAAGAAGAGATGAAGAATTTGGTAGAAGGTGCTGACTTTATTTTGCTACCTACAACTACACAAAGCAGGTCAATGGAATTGACAATTGAGATGGCACAGACAATAAACAAATACAAGATCCCCTATGCCGCGCTTCTTGTTAAAGTTGACTCACGCAAAGAAGCTGCAGCTAAAAATGCCAAAGAACTTCTTGAAGGATTCGACATCAAGGTTCTCGACGCACAAATTCCATTGCTAAGCGCATTTGAACAAGCAGAAACAGAAGGAGTCACTGTTGATCAGGCAATTGACAACCGAGGGCGAGCTAATCCACGACGGATGGTGGGCTGGTCTGCATACAGTTCGGCCTGCAAAGAAATCGAAGATCTATACGAAATGCATAAAAAGATGAATCCAATCCAGTCACCAATTGGATGGGACTTCACGCCCATGGAACAACGTATGGCCGCTTGA
- a CDS encoding YadA-like family protein, whose protein sequence is MSSLPTTADDAPISCGIGTGGYSRRFAMGLGCAAKLNERLSVNVRGSHVFGRSSDYGG, encoded by the coding sequence TTGTCTTCTTTGCCTACTACTGCTGATGACGCACCTATCTCCTGTGGCATTGGAACAGGTGGTTATAGCAGGCGCTTTGCGATGGGACTTGGTTGCGCTGCAAAGCTGAATGAGCGTCTCTCTGTAAATGTTAGAGGATCACATGTCTTCGGAAGATCCAGCGACTATGGCGGTTGA
- a CDS encoding thermonuclease family protein: protein MLLAALASVVIASCYDGDTCTTTTGERVRLACIDTPELHGKRAEPMPARAARDHLRGLVVGKEVVIRRITEDRHGRTVAELSIGTTNVQQEMVATGHAEILSRYAHQCPWTEGQ, encoded by the coding sequence ATGCTCCTTGCAGCTCTTGCATCCGTTGTGATCGCCTCCTGCTACGACGGCGATACATGCACGACCACCACTGGTGAGAGGGTTCGACTGGCCTGCATCGACACCCCTGAACTACATGGGAAGAGAGCTGAGCCGATGCCAGCCAGAGCTGCTCGAGACCATCTGAGAGGTCTTGTGGTGGGCAAGGAGGTCGTAATCCGTCGAATCACCGAAGACCGCCACGGCCGAACAGTGGCAGAGCTATCCATCGGCACAACGAACGTTCAGCAAGAGATGGTCGCCACAGGTCACGCAGAGATCCTTTCGCGGTACGCCCATCAATGTCCTTGGACGGAAGGCCAGTAG
- a CDS encoding PD-(D/E)XK nuclease family protein: MSERWFPKGRRFGLYAFGGRVAPNVTSILSWKFPFDKTKWKKSEPDIDHDAVTRESAKRGTAVHLAMESWLQSEDHTPVEEHLQWINPLQSLVSRASKTLAVEVPLHYSINGVGAYAGSCDGVMLVNGDVVLIDYKTKRHGKSVHQKYCEKERLQLAAYSLAISHLYEDQLPAPVTRTSLLFAHPEDGRPVTVVSTQGDLLLEYQQKWLDLLGEWYEVHGEQVADEQIIYDKQLEFSIC, translated from the coding sequence GTGAGTGAGCGTTGGTTCCCGAAGGGTCGGAGATTCGGTCTGTATGCGTTTGGTGGACGTGTAGCGCCGAACGTCACGTCGATCTTGAGTTGGAAGTTCCCGTTCGACAAAACCAAGTGGAAGAAGTCAGAGCCTGACATCGATCACGACGCAGTCACTAGAGAATCCGCCAAGCGTGGAACGGCAGTCCACCTGGCAATGGAGAGTTGGTTGCAGAGTGAAGACCACACTCCAGTCGAAGAGCATTTGCAGTGGATCAACCCTCTTCAGAGCCTGGTTTCACGAGCCTCGAAAACACTGGCTGTTGAAGTACCGCTGCATTATTCGATCAATGGTGTTGGCGCCTATGCAGGCAGTTGTGATGGAGTCATGCTTGTCAATGGCGATGTGGTTCTCATTGACTACAAGACCAAGCGTCACGGGAAGTCCGTACATCAAAAATACTGTGAGAAGGAGCGTCTGCAATTGGCTGCTTACTCTCTTGCGATCAGTCATCTCTATGAAGATCAGCTTCCTGCACCAGTAACGAGAACAAGTCTCTTGTTTGCACATCCTGAGGATGGGAGGCCTGTCACTGTTGTTTCGACCCAAGGTGACCTACTTCTTGAGTATCAACAGAAGTGGCTTGATCTTCTAGGTGAGTGGTATGAGGTCCACGGCGAGCAGGTGGCTGATGAACAAATTATCTACGATAAGCAGCTTGAATTCTCTATCTGCTAA
- a CDS encoding helicase associated domain-containing protein, translating into MASDNGSTSICPATPAAAVTRFPLGNWVNTQRREYAKKNQGHLSPERIKQLNDFYFLWKIL; encoded by the coding sequence ATGGCTTCAGACAACGGTTCAACAAGCATTTGTCCAGCGACACCAGCAGCAGCAGTTACAAGGTTTCCTCTTGGAAACTGGGTAAACACTCAGAGGAGGGAATACGCGAAGAAAAATCAAGGACATCTATCGCCCGAAAGGATCAAGCAATTGAATGACTTTTACTTTTTATGGAAGATTCTCTGA